TACGGGAAACTGCTTGCTGTTCATTACATTTTTTCATTTATGAGAGTCTACTTGATTTGTATTTTCTGTATGATTTAATTCTTTCTGAAAGAAAGACAGGCAAATATACATAAAAACTCCAAACATTCGTGTTAAATGATATGGAAACGGCCTGTTTCATTGTGTCGTCGGTAGGGGCGGTTCGCGAACCGCCCCTACCGACGACACTACTTCTTTCGTCCTAACAGAAACCCCAATAACTCCATGATAAATTGGAGGATCGTCCTCACCTTGCTGTTGTTTTCTTTTTCGCTCATACCTTTTCATTATTTAGATTATACACTATGGGAACCAACGAGCGGGAAATGCTTTCCAGCATCCGGCAATAGGCCTCCCGGTTGTCCCCGTTTACTTCACTGATATACCGGCTGTAGGCAATCTCGCGGGCATACGCCGCCGGATAATGGCTCACGGCTGCCGCCTGTTTGTAGACTGTCGCTATCAGACGGGCAAAATCGAGAAAACTGTTTTCGATACTGTCGTAACGGCGGAACAGCAGTCCGTCCGGCTTATCCAGATCCGTCTTCCCGCCATGCCAGTAAGCATTGGCGACACCATAGCCCGTCAGTCCGAAAAAGTTATTGTAGAGGGTAGCCAGGGCACTCTCGCCCCAGCCGGTTTCGATCGCAGACTGAGCCAGGATAACCACCGGATTCAGTCCGTACAGCTCACCCGCCAACCGTGCGGCGGGGAGGTACTTGCGGGTAAATGACTGCTTGTCCATGCGCATGCTCTTCAAAGAGTCACTACTCGATAACAGGACGGTCGTCCTCATTATCCGATCCGGAAGATTTTGTTTCCTCCAATTTAAAACGCTCGCCCTTAGTCGTCTGTATCAGATTACGCAGCTTCTCGCCGGGACGAAATCGAAGACGTGCCCGATACAACAGGGCAGAAGAGAAATCTTCGGTCGTAGGGCTTCCCGAACTGGTCTGTACCAACTAGAAAGTACCGAACTCGCCGCACTGAACCACTTCACCGCGTGCCAGAAACAGAAGAAGAAACTCAATCACACGATCGATCACCACCTTCACATCGCCACTCGACGCCGTGGAACTCTGTGCCACCAGGGCGCATAACTCTTCGAAGGTACATGTCCCCGTTGCCCGGGTCTGTGCATAGTAGAGTTTCTCCTTTCCTGCCTCTACATCCTTACTGAGGTTCTTCCGAAGAACCAAATGATACTGCAATGCCATAACTTTGCTGTTTTTAATTGATTATTAACTACATATCAAAGATACGACAGCCACAAGGGGACATTGATGTAGGAGGTGACAGGGTGTGACGAAGCGACAGTTTATTTCCGATAAATAAGACAATATTTACCGGACGCATCCCCTTTTTTGTTTTTCAACACAAAAAACATCTGTAAAACTTGATATACCCATTGATTATTCGTATCTTAGAGTATTAAAAGTCAGTATTTTATGGAACAGTCTACCTTCATTATACGATCCTACGGAGTAGGCGAACTGGCGGAACTCTACAGTCCGCATCTCAGCCGGCGGGGTGCTATCATGCAACTTTGGCGATGGATAAACTATCATGGCGTACTAAAGGTGAAATTGATCGAACTGGGTTATCATACCGGTGCCCGGAGCTTTACCCCCAAACAGGTGGAATGTATCATCCTGCACCTGGGAGAACCTTGAGACGGTGTGGAAATGACTGTCGCAGTTGTTTCTGCCGGCTGCCGCAGCTGTTTCCGGTGGGTGCCGGAGCTGCTGACAGTGAGTGCCGGAGCCACAGGAAATGGCTGCTGCACTCAGTAGGAATGGGTGGAGATAGGTGGAGGTAAATCCCCTTTTTTGAAACTTTCTAAAAAGTATGTTCCTTGCCCCATCTACGAAGGTGTCGTAAAAAGAACAAGGAACATATTATACAAAAGTTTGGAAAATAGCATTTTTCCTCCACCCATCTCCACCCATTTCTTAAAACGGCAACTTCGGCTCAGAGGCATTTACCAACATATCACGCTCATTATCAATCTCCTTCTCCAATCCTTCCGAATCGCACCCAAAACCCTTTTGACGGGCTACTACCTGATCATGATTCAGTTCAATGGTATGATAAAGACGCTTTCCGTGCTTCAAAACGGACGTAAAGCCGAAGCATTTTAACACTTTTCCGAGCTGAATTACGCTTGTTGTGGTGACATGGAAGCGGGTTCTTTCGGCTATTCGGGTCAGGATTTCGCTGGCGGAGAGCAAAAGCGGGTTCTCAAAACGAGTGGGTTTGCGGAAGTAGGTAAACAACAACTCGGCTTCGGGACAGAGTTGCTGGAAAGTCTCGTTGTTGTCGTTCAGCTCGGCAATGTCGTTGTTGGCAAACCAGTAGCAGAAGCCGGCCCGATAGAGTGCCAGCACCTGGGCATAGATCGCATTATGATCGACCGCCGAGGTATAGTCGATGCGCAACGTCTCGAAGCAAAGGAAACGGCGCGAACCGGTATGGTCGGTCAGCACCTGGCTGTCGTTGACCGTGGCGGCAAAGGAGGCACGGCGCACAAACGACTCCGCATTGCGGGCATACGGACGGCGTTCGAGGATCGCGTCTTTCGTGATCATCGCCTTCATCCTGTTCAGCTCCATCTTACTCTGCCCCGAGAGTTCGTCGAGGATTACCAGGAAGCAATCGCTCATCATCAGCGACGCGTCCTTGTCAGTCGGGTCGAGATTGCCCGAATACATATAGCCTCTGAGTGCGGGAGGTACCAGGTTGCGCAGCCAGGTAGTCTTGCCCAATCCCTGTGCTCCGCTCAGTAACAAGACCGAGTGGTTCGTCTCCCGCTCATCGATGGCACATGCCACAACTGCCACCAGCCATTTCTTCAGGCATTTTGCCCAAAACTCCGGACGGGTCGTGTCGACCGTTGCCGCCAAAGAAGCGATAGGGTCGCTTACGCCGTCCCATTCCGGAAGGTTATCGAAATAATCCTGAAAGGGATGATATTCGGAACTGAAATCGGAATGGATCACTGAGCGCAGGTCGGACAGGCGACAATACACACCGGATTTCTGCAAGGCACACCAAAGGGAGTTTTCCCAGTAGTCGGTCACTGCCGAGAAGGCTGCTCCCTCTCCGCCTTTTCGGGAACGATATTCCACCTTGTTGCGAACGACGTTACGACGCAATTCGAAATGTTCGGTCAGGTATTCCTGTATCTGGGTGACAAAGCCGTTTCCACGCCCGGAAGAGACCGGTGCAGGCCGTGTCGCGAACTGTTCGGTATGTGCATAGGCACTGCTGACAGCCTGCAGTCGTTCTTCTCCGGACAGGTCGGCAAACGATCCGGCGGCATAGCGCTCTACTTCTTCCCGGCGAATGCCCAGACGATTGCAATGGCAGGCAAAGAGGTGGACGTAGTTGTTGCGGTTACCCTCGGCATAAACCATTTTACGGGTAGTCTTCTTGCGGGCGGAAGCGAGCAGGCGGGCCACTTCGCTGGGAACGATCGCTTCCATCTCCGGTAATCCTTCGGGAGGACTGCCCTCACCTCTGAGCCAGGGTTCGAAGCGGCGAGACAGGTAGAGTCCCGGATCGTAGGAGACGATGCAGAGCCGACCGGGATCGCTGCCGGAAGCGTCTGCCTCGATGCCCAGGCGGCGTTCGTACCAGTCTTTTACCCGCTTGTAGATGGCTTTGTGGTTGGCAGGGATCAGCTCCATTCCGACAGCCGAATAGACAATGGCCTTGATGCCCATTCCGCGGGGACTGATCCAGCAGGCCACCGTATAGGGGGCTTCGCGTATCAGTGTGAGCAAGCGCGGAAGGTCTTCTTTCTTTTGCTTGTCGAAGTCGAGAATGATAAGCGGGTTGTAACGGTTCATGAACTTATCCAGCCGTTGTCCGCTATAGGTAGCTGAGACAGTAATGGCAGGTAGCCCTTTCTTCAGGGTGTCGGCGGCATCGGCATTGTCTTTGTCCATACAGACGCGGATGCGGTTGATGGGGGTAGCATACTTTCCGTTCCGGATATCGGAAAGGAGATCGATCAGGTTAACATCGCCCAGGCGTTTTTTGAAACGGGCGTACATGGTTACTTGTATCATGGCATTCACTTTTATTTCACTATACAAGGTAATGATTCACGGGGAATGGAGCCCATTATTTTGTATTTTATTATGAAAAACATGGGCTCCATTAAAGTAGTCGACTTTACTCCTGCGATTCGTCTTCTGCGGCGAGGTCGAGGTAGTTCTGTACGACATTGATCAGCGTACCTAATGTCAGGATTTCTTTCTCCGGGTCGTATCGTACGCGAAACACCGAGTCGAGTGCACGCAGAAAGGGTTTCACTTCGCGTTTGCCGTTTACCTTCCACTGGTTGCTCTGCAGCAGAGGGCCGATCAGTCGGACGAAATCGGCTGTCGGTCCGTTGAATACGATCAGTTCTTCTTCTATCATATCCTCTTCCCAAACGGCGTGTTCGAGCAATCGCGAAAGTTTGTTACACTGTTTTTTGACTTCCCGAAGTTCTTCTTCGAGCAGCTCGCAACGGAGCTTCAAGGCTTGTGCCGTCTCCGTCAGGAGGGCGGCGTTCAGTTTTTTTTCATTTTTGTTTGTTTTTTAGTTTGAATGGTTCGTCTTTTGTCAGATATGAAACATATCTGAAGTTGACAGTTGACAAGTGACAGTTGACAGTTATGTGGGCTGAAAGCCGACTTATTTACCGAACACGAATCCCAACTGTCACTTGTCAACTGTCATCTGTCAACTGAAAAAGGTGAAACCTTTTTCTAACAACGAAGCCCCGGCGGAAATAAATCCACCGGGGCTTGTTTTTGCCTGCCGTCACCCTTCACAGGGGTCAGAACAGAAGAACTTTATTTCATTACTTTAGTATTAATACTGACTGCTTGTTCGCCTGTCGCAGGGTAATTGTAGGGGCGGTTCGTGAACCGCCCCTACACGCGGTCATTAACAATTAATTTATTGATTATAAATAGTTTCTTATTTTACGATTGCTTTAACAGCTGCTTCGCCTTCTACGGCTACTACTACGATACCTGCAGGAGCAAAGATGGTAGCTTCGTCGGAAGAAAGAACTGTGTTAGCAACTGTCTGACCAAGAACGTTAGTGATAATTACATTCTTTCCTGCTGCACCCTTAATAGTAACTGTACCGTTACCAGCAACAATAGATACTTCAGCAGTTGCGATAGCATCATTAGCCGTAGGAGCTTCATCTGTTGCTTCAACATTGAAAACTTCAGCGTCCAAACCAGCTTCAGAATAACTCTGATAGTTTGCAATTACAGGTACACCATTCTGAATCTTAACCCAACCACCTTTCTGTGGAGCGATACTAACTACATCCAATTTAGAATTCTTTATATTAGCACCATTTTTCTGAGTTTCTGATTCAATCAAGAAATCATTTGAATCATTCTTTAAGAAACGGAATGAGAAGACTGCGTTTTTATGCTTATTGTTATTCAAAAGAATTGTGTCTTGCTTAGCAGCTTTAGCGATGAACAATGTATCACCGATATGCTTACCTTCAACAAAACCTAAACGAGTGTACTTCGTATTCCACAAATATTTATTTGCATATGGAGTTGTCACAGCATCAGCAGAATCCTGTAAGTTAATCAAGAAACGACCTTCTACAAAGCCACGAGTAATAGTTGTATGAGGACAAGCTAAAGAATCAGCCAAAGTTGCATGTTTATGAGTAGATGTTGCATTACACCATACTGTGTCAGCTTTTACAATTGTCGGATTCAGAACCAGCATATACTGCGGCATCTTTGTTCCTCTATTTACATAAGCTGTGTCAACATACATTGCTGCGTTTTTAGCATCACCTTTACCTTCTACTCCTAAGAAATTAACACCTAAGCCTTCAGAGTATTTGCTATGACCATCTTCATACAGATATTCTTTTGCAGTACTGTTTACGCGGAAGAACTTCAATACGTTTGGTGTATCATCTGCATTTTCACCTACAGTTGCATCATTGAAACGACGATACAACGGCGTGTTATCCATAACCACTGCAAAAGCAGAGTTAGCTACTTCTTCTGCACTACCATCATTAATAACGCCATTAACCAATGCCAATGTATTGTTATCAACAGAGACTTTTACTGTTGCATATTCAGATGTAGCAGTAGTATTAACTGCTCCTTCAGTGGATGTTGCTTTCTGATCAGCATCGGTAAATGCAGTAATAACAGCCGGTTTATAATCTTCATCCTTAACAACCAATTTCAGATAATCACCATTCTTAACTACTGCCAATTCTGCAGGGACCAAAGTATAGTAGCATGCACCACCTTCAACTTCGTTGTTTTCTTTCAAGAAGAACGGCATCGGAGCTTCTGTCTTTAAGGCTGCTAAAGCTTCGGCTGAAGTTGTAGTTGTAGTAGCTACATTATTGATTGTAACAGATGTTGCAGTACCAACATTTTCTAAAGCTACATAGTTACGTGCAGAAGAAATGTTCTTACCTGCATAGTTTTTAACAACATATTGTTTACGAGATTCATCATAAGTTAGATAACGACCGTCATTCTGCAATTTAGAAGCATCATTTACTTTAATATAGTATACCGAACGAGTCAGGTTAGCAACACCTGTTAAACCACCCGTGTAACCATACGTATCATCAATCAGACGTTCCAAAGAGAATGTCATCTTATTTCCATCTTTATCAACCCAAACAACAGAGTCAGAAGCCAGTTTTGTATTGATAGGCTTATCCATTGCCAGTTCATGCAGATAGTTGAAAGTAAATACATGGTCAGACAAAGTATCAGCAGACAAATACTTATAACCTAGCTTAGAATCATCAGTCTTTGTTACCGGGATAAATTCCATTGTATCTTTACCATAATAGAAGTAGTTATCACCTGCTTTATACATCAAAGCTGGAGTTTCTAATTGATTCTTGAACTCACGGTTTGTGATTGTTGCAATTGTTCCAACAGACTTAACAACCCACTGAGCAGCCGGCATATCCTGATAGTTCTGACGAACAGCCTTGATTGCCAATTCGGTAGTACCTGCCAAATTATCAATATAGTAACGACCGTCTTTATTCACAGCATTTGCACCGGTTGCCTTTACTTTAATGATATATACACCATCAGCCGGAACACCAGGGGTATAGTTCTGAGGCATACCTAAAGAGATACGAGTACGAAGAGTTTTAGCTGCAGATCCAGTTACGTCTTCAGGAGCACCAACTGTTACTTCAGAGTGAGCATCTGTAGTTGATGTCTTTTCTGTAAGGTAAACTAACTTAACAAGGTTATTTCCTGCAACCTGAGTTAGACCTTCATTTCCTGTACCCCAAGTTGTAATTGCAGCAGCCCAAGCTTTCCATGTTTCTGCATCAGTTGAATTAACAACACTTGAACCTAAAGTAGCTCTCTGATAGTTCTTATCCGTAGCATTTGCCACATCAATTGTCAAAGAATCATTTGTTGCAAAATATGTAAACATGAAATGACCTCTGTTCTGCATAATAGCTCCGAAATTAGAACCATCGATACCTTTTGGTTCAGCTAAAACCAATTTAAGACGTCTGTTTCTTACCTCAACATTTTGAGTTGCAACATAAGTAGTATCAACATATACATATTTCTTACTATTAGCTGTTGCATCTTTCAAACGAACATAATTTGCAGCTGTTACAGAACCAGGGAAAGCCATATTTCCAGCTTCGGCTTTCAGTTCGCCAGCCAAAACATTTCCCCACTGTGTATTTTCAACATCAGGAGTAAATGTCAACTTGAAACTTCCAGCAGCAGTTGTACCCAGTTTTGTATTCAAATCATTTGCATTTAAAACAATACCCGGAGCCTGATAAGGTTTCACTTCCAAATCATTCGTTGCGCTTGCAATATCGTTTTTTGCACGTTTGATCAGACCTACAGCAACGCCATTAGCAGCAGATGCATTCAAAGACAATACATAAGCAGAGTCTTTTCCTGCATTGGTAAATGTGCTGTACAATGGGAAGGCAGTTGTTGCCGTAATCGGATTGAATGCAGGATCATTTTGCCAAGCAGTAATATCACCGCCCATTTCAACTTGATCGGTAGCAGCAACAGCATCTACAGCTTTCGTTGAAGCTGCTGCCAATGGAGTACCTGTGTAAACATTCACGAAAGTATAAGTTGGATTAGCACCATTTACACCCGGAGTTACATTTACACGCCACAATGATTTTTGCAAGTCTTCTAAAGAAGTTGTAGCTGTCGGATCTGTCACCACTTTCAATTTAGGAGTTGCTCCTTTTGAAGCAGCATCTACCGCCAAAGCCTGAGTACCATTTGATAAAATGTAAGCCTTACCATTTTCAAATGCAGTAGCACCTGTCAATGCAGCATTCACATTTCCAACAGTCGTAGCCAGCAAGAAGCCAGCTAAAAGCGTAGAAAACTTTTTGTTCATAATCTTTAATTTAATATTAATAATAGTGTTACTTAAAAACCGTTTCACCAGTCCCGCTTGAACTATCGAAATGTCAAATGACTAGTTTAAACGTTCCTTTTTTCTCGTCATTTTTTGGGGATTCG
This is a stretch of genomic DNA from Parabacteroides chongii. It encodes these proteins:
- a CDS encoding glucosaminidase domain-containing protein: MDKQSFTRKYLPAARLAGELYGLNPVVILAQSAIETGWGESALATLYNNFFGLTGYGVANAYWHGGKTDLDKPDGLLFRRYDSIENSFLDFARLIATVYKQAAAVSHYPAAYAREIAYSRYISEVNGDNREAYCRMLESISRSLVPIVYNLNNEKV
- a CDS encoding DUF4248 domain-containing protein, with the protein product MEQSTFIIRSYGVGELAELYSPHLSRRGAIMQLWRWINYHGVLKVKLIELGYHTGARSFTPKQVECIILHLGEP
- a CDS encoding VapE domain-containing protein: MIQVTMYARFKKRLGDVNLIDLLSDIRNGKYATPINRIRVCMDKDNADAADTLKKGLPAITVSATYSGQRLDKFMNRYNPLIILDFDKQKKEDLPRLLTLIREAPYTVACWISPRGMGIKAIVYSAVGMELIPANHKAIYKRVKDWYERRLGIEADASGSDPGRLCIVSYDPGLYLSRRFEPWLRGEGSPPEGLPEMEAIVPSEVARLLASARKKTTRKMVYAEGNRNNYVHLFACHCNRLGIRREEVERYAAGSFADLSGEERLQAVSSAYAHTEQFATRPAPVSSGRGNGFVTQIQEYLTEHFELRRNVVRNKVEYRSRKGGEGAAFSAVTDYWENSLWCALQKSGVYCRLSDLRSVIHSDFSSEYHPFQDYFDNLPEWDGVSDPIASLAATVDTTRPEFWAKCLKKWLVAVVACAIDERETNHSVLLLSGAQGLGKTTWLRNLVPPALRGYMYSGNLDPTDKDASLMMSDCFLVILDELSGQSKMELNRMKAMITKDAILERRPYARNAESFVRRASFAATVNDSQVLTDHTGSRRFLCFETLRIDYTSAVDHNAIYAQVLALYRAGFCYWFANNDIAELNDNNETFQQLCPEAELLFTYFRKPTRFENPLLLSASEILTRIAERTRFHVTTTSVIQLGKVLKCFGFTSVLKHGKRLYHTIELNHDQVVARQKGFGCDSEGLEKEIDNERDMLVNASEPKLPF
- a CDS encoding DUF6383 domain-containing protein; translated protein: MNKKFSTLLAGFLLATTVGNVNAALTGATAFENGKAYILSNGTQALAVDAASKGATPKLKVVTDPTATTSLEDLQKSLWRVNVTPGVNGANPTYTFVNVYTGTPLAAASTKAVDAVAATDQVEMGGDITAWQNDPAFNPITATTAFPLYSTFTNAGKDSAYVLSLNASAANGVAVGLIKRAKNDIASATNDLEVKPYQAPGIVLNANDLNTKLGTTAAGSFKLTFTPDVENTQWGNVLAGELKAEAGNMAFPGSVTAANYVRLKDATANSKKYVYVDTTYVATQNVEVRNRRLKLVLAEPKGIDGSNFGAIMQNRGHFMFTYFATNDSLTIDVANATDKNYQRATLGSSVVNSTDAETWKAWAAAITTWGTGNEGLTQVAGNNLVKLVYLTEKTSTTDAHSEVTVGAPEDVTGSAAKTLRTRISLGMPQNYTPGVPADGVYIIKVKATGANAVNKDGRYYIDNLAGTTELAIKAVRQNYQDMPAAQWVVKSVGTIATITNREFKNQLETPALMYKAGDNYFYYGKDTMEFIPVTKTDDSKLGYKYLSADTLSDHVFTFNYLHELAMDKPINTKLASDSVVWVDKDGNKMTFSLERLIDDTYGYTGGLTGVANLTRSVYYIKVNDASKLQNDGRYLTYDESRKQYVVKNYAGKNISSARNYVALENVGTATSVTINNVATTTTTSAEALAALKTEAPMPFFLKENNEVEGGACYYTLVPAELAVVKNGDYLKLVVKDEDYKPAVITAFTDADQKATSTEGAVNTTATSEYATVKVSVDNNTLALVNGVINDGSAEEVANSAFAVVMDNTPLYRRFNDATVGENADDTPNVLKFFRVNSTAKEYLYEDGHSKYSEGLGVNFLGVEGKGDAKNAAMYVDTAYVNRGTKMPQYMLVLNPTIVKADTVWCNATSTHKHATLADSLACPHTTITRGFVEGRFLINLQDSADAVTTPYANKYLWNTKYTRLGFVEGKHIGDTLFIAKAAKQDTILLNNNKHKNAVFSFRFLKNDSNDFLIESETQKNGANIKNSKLDVVSIAPQKGGWVKIQNGVPVIANYQSYSEAGLDAEVFNVEATDEAPTANDAIATAEVSIVAGNGTVTIKGAAGKNVIITNVLGQTVANTVLSSDEATIFAPAGIVVVAVEGEAAVKAIVK